Proteins encoded in a region of the Strix uralensis isolate ZFMK-TIS-50842 chromosome Z, bStrUra1, whole genome shotgun sequence genome:
- the SLC26A1 gene encoding LOW QUALITY PROTEIN: sulfate anion transporter 1 (The sequence of the model RefSeq protein was modified relative to this genomic sequence to represent the inferred CDS: inserted 1 base in 1 codon), with protein MQIDQCLTEDFHSFQRAKTELXHSCQKAIQEHIDEVNTGTMERPLEATRMENSTSSCFLMERRTRVKINRKEVMLAKLRKSCSCTPKKLKNFVMDFLPVLRWLPKYQCKEYIWGDVMSGLVIGIILVPQAIAYSLLAGLKPIYSLYTSFFANIIYFLMGTSRHVSVGIFSLISLMVGQVVDRELLLAGFDLNDDAPSAWGDGSLQNDSQSNSTAFNLTVAGMNAECGKECYAIGIATALTFVAGVYQVLMGIFRLGFVSMYLSESVLDGFATGASLTILTAQVKYLIGIKIPRSQGHGMLVITWINIFRNISQANFCDVITSAICIMVLVTAKELGDRYKHKLKFPLPTELVVIVVATLVSHYGKLNEVYASSVSGAIPTGFIPPKVPHFNLMLRVAVDALPLAVVSFVFTVSLSEMCAKKYAYTIRANQEMFAVGFCNIIPSFFHSFATSAALAKTLVKTSTGCQTQVSGVISAMVVLLVLLFLAPLFYSLQKCVLACIIIVSLRGALRKFQDVPARYHVNKVDTLIWVVTMSASALISTEIGLLVGIVFSMLCIIVRTQQPRTTLLGQIQNTSFYEDDLEYENLSSVPKVKIFRFEAPLYYANRNYFLKSLYRLTNLDPNLEAARRKKYEKEKQHLKKGDHTTANGLGMRETTLQLVPKQNDFQALVVDCSSISFLDTTGVNTLKEILKDYKDLNISVLLACCNPSVTDSLKRGGYFGKDCGSMQEMLFYSIHNAVQFAKDQKLPADCSV; from the exons ATGCAAATAGACCAATGCCTGACTGAAGACTTTCATTCATTCCAACGTGCAAAAACAGAGC AACATTCCTGTCAAAAAGCTATCCAG GAACACATAGATGAAGTAAACACTGGGACAATGGAAAGACCACTTGAGGCTACCAGGATGGAAAACAGCacctcttcctgctttctcatgGAAAGAAGGACTCGTGTCAAGATTAACAGGAAAGAAGTCATGCTAGCTAAGCTGAGGAAGAGCTGTTCGTGCACCCCAAAGAAGCTGAAGAACTTTGTCATGGACTTCCTTCCTGTTTTAAGATGGCTTCCCAAGTACCAGTGCAAAGAGTACATTTGGGGGGACGTTATGTCTGGGTTAGTGATTGGGATCATTTTGGTGCCCCAAGCAATTGCATACTCACTGCTGGCAGGTCTGAAGCCCATTTATAGTCTTTACACGTCATTCTTTGCCAACATCATCTATTTCTTAATGGGCACATCCCGTCATGTCTCAGTTGGCATTTTCAGCTTGATCAGCTTAATGGTAGGACAAGTTGTGGACCGAGAACTTCTCTTGGCTGGGTTTGACTTGAATGATGATGCCCCATCAGCCTGGGGTGATGGCTCTCTGCAGAATGACAGTCAGTCCAACTCAACTGCCTTCAACCTTACAGTTGCAGGGATGAATGCTGAGTGTGGGAAAGAATGCTACGCCATTGGCATTGCTACAGCCTTGACATTTGTGGCTGGAGTGTATCAG GTTCTAATGGGAATCTTCCGTCTCGGTTTTGTATCTATGTACCTATCTGAGTCTGTACTAGATGGCTTTGCAACTGGTGCTTCCTTAACCATTTTAACAGCTCAAGTGAAGTATCTGATTGGAATAAAAATCCCACGTAGCCAAGGGCACGGGATGCTTGTTATTACCTGGATCAACATTTTCCGGAACATTTCTCAAGCTAACTTTTGTGATGTCATCACAAGTGCCATTTGTATCATGGTGCTGGTCACTGCTAAGGAACTGGGAGATCGGTATAAGCATAAACTGAAATTTCCTCTTCCCACAGAGCTGGTAGTTATTGTTGTGGCAACACTGGTGTCACACTACGGGAAGTTAAATGAAGTGTATGCATCCAGTGTTTCTGGAGCTATTCCAACAGGATTTATTCCCCCCAAGGTACCACATTTCAACTTAATGCTCCGAGTCGCTGTAGATGCTTTGCCTCTTGCTGTAGTCAGCTTTGTCTTCACTGTATCCCTTTCTGAAATGTGTGCAAAGAAATATGCTTACACCATCCGAGCCAATCAGGAAATGTTTGCTGTGGGATTCTGCAACATCATTCCTTCCTTCTTCCACTCTTTTGCAACCAGTGCAGCTCTGGCAAAAACACTCGTCAAAACATCTACAGGCTGCCAGACTCAAGTCTCTGGAGTAATTAGTGCAATGGTGGTTTTGCTGGTGCTGCTCTTCTTGGCCCCTCTCTTCTACTCCTTGCAGAAGtgtgtcctggcttgtatcatCATTGTCAGCCTCCGAGGAGCCCTGAGGAAGTTTCAAGATGTGCCAGCACGGTACCATGTGAATAAGGTGGACACACTTATCTGGGTCGTAACCATGTCTGCCTCAGCCTTGATCAGCACAGAAATAGGACTGTTGGTTGGCATAGTTTTCTCCATGTTATGCATCATTGTTCGGACACAGCAACCACGGACAACCCTGCTTGGACAGATCCAAAATACCAGCTTTTATGAGGATGACTTAGAATATGAAAATCTCTCTTCTGTTCCAAAGGTCAAAATATTCCGTTTTGAGGCCCCACTTTACTATGCAAATAGAAACTACTTCCTAAAATCTCTGTACAGATTGACTAACTTAGACCCTAACCTAGAAGCTGCTAGAAGGAAGAAAtatgagaaggaaaagcagcatctgaaAAAAGGAGATCACACAACTGCTAACGGACTGGGCATGAGAGAAACCACTCTGCAACTAGTTCCTAAGCAAAATGATTTCCAAGCCCTTGTTGTAGATTGCTCTTCCATCTCTTTTTTGGATACCACTGGAGTTAATACTCTAAAGGAAATTCTGAAAGACTACAAGGatttaaacatttctgttctCCTGGCTTGCTGCAATCCCTCAGTGACAGACTCTCTGAAAAGAGGAGGTTACTTTGGGAAAGATTGTGGAAGCATGCAGGA